The Paenibacillus sp. BIC5C1 DNA segment TACAGGTTCATCCTCGGACGGGTTAGTCTCTGAATGCTCTACCCCGGTACCTGCACTCATGACCTGAACCGTTCCCGGTTCCAACAATTGCTCCGTTCCCATGCTGTCCGTATGTTTCAACGTACCTGATATTACATAACTAACAATCTCCAGGTCATGATGTGGATGTCGCTTAAAGCCTTCCTGCGGCATCAGTGTGTTGTCATTATGAGCCAAAAGACAACCAAAATGGGCATTGCTTGGATCATCATAGTCCGCAAAGGAAAAGCTGAATTCACTGTGTATCCAACCTCGATCCGACGTGTGCCTTTCTTCCGATGTCACTACTTTAATCATGTTCATCCACCTCCAAAGGGTTTAGAGCTGCTGCACGATCACAGCAGTTCTTGCGTGTATATTTAGAATTCTATAGATCAATACCAGTTGGTATGTCATCTTTACCCGTGGTCCGGGAATTCTAATCACGCCCCTTACATGTGGTTATACGCTTTCTTCAGGTGAGTGAAGCTTGAATTCGCTCTCTGCCCGCCCTACGACTTTACCAGCGTCGTTCCGAATGTCAGGAGGATATACTTCTGCCAGTCGTTCAATGGTTTTTCGATTGCTATATCCGATCTGCTCCAGAATGGATTGGGCAATATAGGCCCATTCTTCTTCCGAACCATCAAGCACTTTGAACGTAATTCCGAGGCGTTCCTTTTTCAGGGCAAAACCAAACACACCCTTGAAGCCACCTTTGGCTACAATGTTGCTGTCTTCAAGCAGCACGGAATCCACACGCTGCGTTCCTCCTACCATTAACGGATATTCGTTCATGGCTCCGGTAATGGTCTCTACCGCCGAACGTGTAGATGGGTCCTCGATCAAATCCGGGCAAGCCAGCTTCAGATATGCGTTTGACAATGCCGATAATGGCAACGAAAATACCGGAAAGCCGCAGCCATCCGTCCCAAGTTCAATCTCTTTCTGTTCAATTCCTGCCATATAGGCCATGGTCTCAAGAATTTCACGCTGCACCGGATGCTCTGGTTCTGCATAACTTCCCAAATCGGCCTGTTTCATCTGAGTGTATGCGAGAATACCCAGATGTTTACCGGAGCAGTTGTGGAGAATACGACGCTTCTCTCCTTGAGCACGCAGCCATTGATTCCGGCTTTCTTCATTTAGGGGATAACTCGGTGCGCAAATCAAGCACTCTTCCCCCAATCCTATTTTGCTTTCTATCTGCTCCAGCACCTGAATA contains these protein-coding regions:
- a CDS encoding asparaginase → MESALLIKEYRAGVMECAHYGHISITDENGNVVYSAGDPHFRAFTRSSAKPFQAIPGIRAGIAGHYGLTAQEIAIMSSSHRSEPMHIQVLEQIESKIGLGEECLICAPSYPLNEESRNQWLRAQGEKRRILHNCSGKHLGILAYTQMKQADLGSYAEPEHPVQREILETMAYMAGIEQKEIELGTDGCGFPVFSLPLSALSNAYLKLACPDLIEDPSTRSAVETITGAMNEYPLMVGGTQRVDSVLLEDSNIVAKGGFKGVFGFALKKERLGITFKVLDGSEEEWAYIAQSILEQIGYSNRKTIERLAEVYPPDIRNDAGKVVGRAESEFKLHSPEESV